The Pirellulimonas nuda genome includes a region encoding these proteins:
- a CDS encoding 3-isopropylmalate dehydrogenase, whose translation MPKSYQIAVIGGDGTGPEVAAEGLKVLNAIAKDEGFSCNVTQLDWGGDRYLKSGEALPADALDQLRKFDSILLGAVGHPKVAPGILERKLLLDLRFGLDQYINLRPVKLFPGVETPLKGKGPDDIDFVVVRENTEDLYCGAGGFMHKGTPNEVATQTAIYTRKGCERAIRYAFEYTQRRNNPKGKKLTLVAKTNVLTTGHDLWWRAFQECAVDYPDVETDYNHVDACCMWIVKNPEFYDVIVTTNMFGDIITDLSGMIQGGMGVAAGGNINPEPGGVSMFEPMGGSAPKYTGQGVINPIATINAVSMLLDRIGETKAADRVMQAIMKVTGTKMKSQSAGKMGYSTSEVGDLVIDAL comes from the coding sequence ATGCCCAAGAGCTACCAGATCGCCGTGATCGGCGGCGACGGCACCGGCCCCGAAGTGGCCGCCGAAGGCCTTAAGGTCCTCAACGCCATCGCCAAGGACGAGGGGTTCTCCTGCAACGTCACGCAGCTTGACTGGGGCGGCGACCGCTACCTGAAGTCGGGCGAGGCCCTTCCCGCGGACGCGTTGGACCAGCTCCGCAAGTTTGACAGCATCCTGTTGGGCGCGGTCGGCCACCCGAAAGTGGCGCCCGGCATCCTCGAGCGCAAGCTGCTGCTCGACCTCCGGTTCGGCCTCGACCAATACATCAACCTACGCCCTGTGAAGCTGTTCCCCGGCGTCGAGACGCCGCTCAAGGGGAAAGGGCCGGACGACATCGACTTTGTCGTCGTGCGAGAGAACACCGAAGACCTGTACTGCGGCGCCGGCGGCTTCATGCACAAGGGCACGCCCAACGAGGTCGCGACGCAGACCGCCATCTACACCCGCAAGGGGTGCGAGCGGGCCATCCGCTACGCCTTTGAGTACACGCAGCGGCGTAACAACCCCAAGGGGAAGAAGCTGACCCTGGTCGCCAAGACCAACGTGCTGACCACCGGGCACGACCTGTGGTGGCGTGCGTTCCAAGAGTGCGCGGTCGACTACCCGGACGTGGAGACGGATTACAACCACGTTGACGCGTGCTGCATGTGGATCGTCAAGAACCCCGAGTTCTACGACGTGATCGTCACCACCAACATGTTTGGCGACATCATCACGGACCTTTCTGGGATGATCCAAGGGGGGATGGGGGTCGCGGCCGGCGGCAACATCAACCCCGAGCCGGGGGGCGTCAGCATGTTCGAGCCGATGGGGGGCAGCGCCCCCAAGTACACGGGGCAGGGGGTCATCAACCCCATCGCCACCATCAACGCCGTGAGCATGCTGTTGGACCGCATTGGCGAAACCAAGGCCGCCGACCGCGTCATGCAGGCGATCATGAAGGTCACCGGCACGAAGATGAAGAGCCAGAGCGCCGGCAAGATGGGCTACTCCACCAGCGAAGTAGGCGACCTAGTCATCGACGCCCTGTGA